In the Malania oleifera isolate guangnan ecotype guangnan chromosome 1, ASM2987363v1, whole genome shotgun sequence genome, one interval contains:
- the LOC131154105 gene encoding peroxidase 64, with protein sequence MAAFIALILGSLAIFSASSSTLGNALSLNYYEKTCPDAEILIRNAVSQAAMRDKTVPAALLRMHFHDCFIRGCDASVLLKSVRKNTAEKDGPPNVSLHAFYVIDNAKKAVEASCPAVVSCADILAIAARDAVVLSGGPAWNVPKGRKDGRTSLARETRQLPAPTFNISQLQQSFSQRGLSMDDLVALSGGHTLGFSHCSSFQNRIHNFNATHDTDPSMNPSFAASLRRICPAQNKAKNAGATMDPSPTTFDNTYYKLILQGRSLFSSDQALLTAPKTKDLVSKFATSKGAFSKAFVKSMIKMSSITAGQEVRKDCRVVN encoded by the exons ATGGCTGCCTTTATTGCATTAATACTGGGCTCACTTGCCATCTTTTCTGCATCTTCTTCTACTCTGGGAAATGCACTGAGCTTGAATTACTACGAGAAGACATGCCCTGATGCTGAGATTCTTATCAGAAATGCAGTGTCGCAGGCAGCGATGCGGGATAAAACCGTCCCTGCTGCATTGCTCCGGATGCATTTCCACGACTGCTTTATAAGG GGCTGCGATGCTTCTGTGCTGCTAAAGTCAGTAAGAAAGAACACAGCAGAGAAAGATGGGCCACCTAATGTGTCTTTGCATGCATTTTATGTCATTGACAATGCAAAGAAAGCAGTGGAAGCTTCGTGCCCAGCCGTAGTCTCCTGTGCTGATATCTTGGCTATAGCAGCAAGAGATGCAGTTGTACTG TCTGGGGGTCCAGCCTGGAATGTACCTAAAGGCAGGAAAGACGGAAGAACATCACTGGCCAGGGAAACAAGACAACTGCCAGCTCCCACATTCAATATATCACAGCTGCAACAGAGTTTTTCTCAAAGAGGTCTCTCCATGGATGACCTAGTTGCTCTTTCAG GAGGGCACACTCTTGGGTTTTCCCACTGTTCATCTTTCCAGAACAGAATCCACAACTTCAATGCCACACATGATACTGACCCTTCGATGAACCCATCATTTGCTGCAAGCTTAAGGAGAATTTGCCCAGCACAAAATAAGGCAAAGAATGCAGGAGCCACCATGGATCCTTCCCCAACAACTTTTGATAATACATACTACAAGCTAATCCTTCAGGGGAGAAGCCTGTTTTCCTCAGACCAAGCTTTGCTGACTGCTCCAAAGACCAAGGATCTGGTTTCCAAGTTTGCTACCTCAAAAGGTGCATTTTCGAAGGCTTTTGTGAAGTCTATGATCAAGATGAGTAGCATCACTGCAGGGCAGGAGGTTAGGAAGGACTGCAGGGTAGTAAATTAA